The Balearica regulorum gibbericeps isolate bBalReg1 chromosome 12, bBalReg1.pri, whole genome shotgun sequence genome includes a region encoding these proteins:
- the BNIP2 gene encoding BCL2/adenovirus E1B 19 kDa protein-interacting protein 2 isoform X2, with translation MEGVEFKEEWQDEDFPRPLPEDDPVASDVLTAAGTDSEAEVNGTKVRKKLMAPDISLTLDYSEESVLSDDLDESGEIDLDDLDTPSENSNEFEWEDDLPKPKTTDVIRKGSLTEYAAAEEKDDGRRWRMFRIGEQDHRVDMKAIEPYKKVISHGGYYGDGLNAIVVFAVCFMPESSQPNYRYLMDNLFKYVIGTLELLVAENYMIVYLNGATTRRKMPSLGWLRKCYQQIDRRLRKNLKSLIIVHPSWFIRTLLAITKPFISSKFSQKIRYVFTLAELAELIPMEYVGIPECIKQVDQELNGKQEQKSEQ, from the exons ATGGAAGGTGTTGAGTTTAAGGAAGAATGGCAAGATGAAGATTTTccaag GCCCCTGCCAGAGGATGATCCTGTTGCATCAGATGTATTGACTGCAGCTGGAACAGACAGTGAAGCTG AGGTTAATGGAACCAAAGTGAGGAAGAAACTAATGGCTCCAGATATTAGCTTAACTTTGGATTACAGTGAGGAATCTGTTTTGTCTGATGACTTGGATGAGAGTGGAGAGATTGATTTGGACGATTTAGATACTCCTTCAGAAAATAGCAATGAGTTTGAATGGGAAG ATGAtcttccaaaaccaaaaactacTGATGTAATTAGGAAAGGATCACTTACTGAATACGCTGCggcagaggagaaagatgaTGGTCGACGCTGGCGAATGTTTAGGATTGGAGAACAGGACCATAGAGTGGACATGAAGGCGATTGAGCCATATAAAAAAGTTATCAGTCATGGTG gttATTATGGTGATGGATTAAATGCCATTGTTgtgtttgctgtttgctttatgCCTGAAAGCAGCCAGCCTAACTACAGATACCTAATGGACAATCTATTTAA gtATGTAATTGGCACTTTAGAGCTGTTAGTAGCAGAGAACTATATGATAGTTTACCTGAATGGTGCAACAACACGGAGAAAAATGCCAAGTTTAGGCTGGCTTAGGAAATGTTACCAGCAAATTGATAGAAG GTTAAGGAAAAATCTGAAGTCATTAATCATAGTTCATCCTTCTTGGTTCATCAGAACACTTCTGGCCATCACAAAACCTTTTATTAG CTCAAAATTCAGCCAAAAAATTAGGTATGTCTTTACCCTGGCAGAACTAGCTGAGCTCATCCCCATGGAATACGTTGGCATCCCAGAATGCATAAAACA AGTTGACCAAGAGCTGAATGgaaaacaagagcagaaaagTGAACAGTAA
- the BNIP2 gene encoding BCL2/adenovirus E1B 19 kDa protein-interacting protein 2 isoform X1 — protein sequence MEGVEFKEEWQDEDFPRPLPEDDPVASDVLTAAGTDSEAEVNGTKVRKKLMAPDISLTLDYSEESVLSDDLDESGEIDLDDLDTPSENSNEFEWEDDLPKPKTTDVIRKGSLTEYAAAEEKDDGRRWRMFRIGEQDHRVDMKAIEPYKKVISHGGYYGDGLNAIVVFAVCFMPESSQPNYRYLMDNLFKYVIGTLELLVAENYMIVYLNGATTRRKMPSLGWLRKCYQQIDRRLRKNLKSLIIVHPSWFIRTLLAITKPFISSKFSQKIRYVFTLAELAELIPMEYVGIPECIKQYEEEKFRKKQKRVDQELNGKQEQKSEQ from the exons ATGGAAGGTGTTGAGTTTAAGGAAGAATGGCAAGATGAAGATTTTccaag GCCCCTGCCAGAGGATGATCCTGTTGCATCAGATGTATTGACTGCAGCTGGAACAGACAGTGAAGCTG AGGTTAATGGAACCAAAGTGAGGAAGAAACTAATGGCTCCAGATATTAGCTTAACTTTGGATTACAGTGAGGAATCTGTTTTGTCTGATGACTTGGATGAGAGTGGAGAGATTGATTTGGACGATTTAGATACTCCTTCAGAAAATAGCAATGAGTTTGAATGGGAAG ATGAtcttccaaaaccaaaaactacTGATGTAATTAGGAAAGGATCACTTACTGAATACGCTGCggcagaggagaaagatgaTGGTCGACGCTGGCGAATGTTTAGGATTGGAGAACAGGACCATAGAGTGGACATGAAGGCGATTGAGCCATATAAAAAAGTTATCAGTCATGGTG gttATTATGGTGATGGATTAAATGCCATTGTTgtgtttgctgtttgctttatgCCTGAAAGCAGCCAGCCTAACTACAGATACCTAATGGACAATCTATTTAA gtATGTAATTGGCACTTTAGAGCTGTTAGTAGCAGAGAACTATATGATAGTTTACCTGAATGGTGCAACAACACGGAGAAAAATGCCAAGTTTAGGCTGGCTTAGGAAATGTTACCAGCAAATTGATAGAAG GTTAAGGAAAAATCTGAAGTCATTAATCATAGTTCATCCTTCTTGGTTCATCAGAACACTTCTGGCCATCACAAAACCTTTTATTAG CTCAAAATTCAGCCAAAAAATTAGGTATGTCTTTACCCTGGCAGAACTAGCTGAGCTCATCCCCATGGAATACGTTGGCATCCCAGAATGCATAAAACA gtatgaagaagaaaagtttagaaagaaacagaaaag AGTTGACCAAGAGCTGAATGgaaaacaagagcagaaaagTGAACAGTAA